One region of Termitidicoccus mucosus genomic DNA includes:
- a CDS encoding TonB-dependent receptor domain-containing protein — protein MPRIPLFSCSCSLRPIIAIGLFLVACLSVFAQSGGTLSVSVSNQGTNEYLQKARVEIRGTNRVENTDELGVAVFTGVPPGEHTVRVSYVGLTDRTYTVTIAPGRNTELSAELLDQDVIQLEAFVVAEEREGNAASQVRQKNADNLTNVIATDALGMLANDNPAEILTRMPGIYSLPSAEGNSDRPTIRGMSGEMNAVTTDGGAMASGIGMTRSPVFTNIVASAYDEIEVTKANRPDQPADSISGRINFKTKSALTMKRAGHEFTYRVGGKWWPGFFDYSTRRATPPFVPNLTFGYRGLFDVLGEKRNLGVVLNFSYLENGTQRVQPYTYLDVLNTDGTNTPRFSTNYYRYNNMQDRELTVGSIRFDYKLSSRSRFTFSYEWKLQDQNFDNPDHFNIYTYAYINALNRTYGTSETTAGFIAPSSTLEFTKVNAATNNRTYFRSYSSVFIASDETNSLRFAGNHRPGSWEIDYNINYSRSTRKVGGGGEDYDRVMISNVNAYVYNIGWTIDRRQSDVFPKFTQTEGQSIYDINSYTYGNASGSHGDSKNELGSADINIARTVTLLGLPVKLSTGGVAARSKYDENRHGTTFYYVGEDGVRGTNPVTGLNDDNFALFQTWARKDARLEMGDVPVFDIKAAESSIRNDPHLWRVNAYNEASARLEGIRSAEETSWAAFVQAQTHIGRLGIITGVRMETTDVDTSAWMKLKSRPDLSETDAQDWVTPESAQRRVAAEYGQINGTNSYTDYFPSLHLRYALARDTIVRASWSTAMGRPQLSRIMPGATDNSDTMRVTIGNPALKPQYATSYDVSVEQYYKPMGMFTLGAFQKDLTDFMYAEQITDEDLEALYPDYDFFRYENGGKGRVRGVEVAWEQQFTFLPSYFSGLSLSANYTWLKTSGDYGSGGSEALTGTYDTKPQRRIDVLDRSVFNVGVSYKLGRYATLSVTANNILDEPQRRVHHVTGDLLTTTYNGPFVTVGLNGRF, from the coding sequence ATGCCACGCATCCCTTTATTTTCGTGTTCCTGCAGCCTGCGTCCGATCATCGCCATCGGCTTGTTCCTCGTCGCATGCCTTTCCGTTTTTGCGCAGTCCGGCGGCACCCTTTCCGTCAGTGTCAGCAATCAGGGGACCAATGAATACCTGCAAAAAGCCCGGGTTGAGATCCGCGGCACAAACCGGGTCGAGAATACCGACGAGCTCGGAGTGGCGGTGTTCACCGGCGTGCCGCCCGGCGAGCATACCGTGAGAGTCTCCTATGTCGGCCTGACGGATCGCACTTACACCGTCACCATTGCCCCCGGGCGAAACACCGAATTATCCGCCGAGCTGCTTGACCAGGATGTCATCCAGCTCGAGGCCTTCGTGGTGGCGGAGGAGCGCGAGGGCAACGCCGCCTCGCAGGTCCGCCAGAAAAACGCCGACAATCTCACCAACGTCATCGCGACCGACGCGCTCGGCATGCTCGCCAACGACAACCCCGCCGAGATTCTCACCCGCATGCCCGGCATTTATTCGCTGCCCTCCGCAGAAGGCAACAGCGACCGTCCCACCATCCGCGGCATGAGCGGGGAGATGAACGCCGTCACGACCGACGGCGGGGCGATGGCCTCCGGCATCGGCATGACCCGCAGCCCGGTCTTCACCAACATCGTGGCCAGCGCCTACGACGAGATCGAGGTCACCAAGGCCAACCGCCCCGACCAGCCCGCCGACTCGATCAGCGGCCGCATCAATTTCAAAACCAAGTCGGCGCTCACCATGAAGCGGGCCGGCCATGAATTCACCTACCGCGTGGGCGGCAAATGGTGGCCGGGGTTCTTTGACTACAGCACCCGCCGCGCCACGCCGCCCTTCGTGCCCAACCTCACGTTCGGCTATCGCGGCCTGTTCGACGTGCTCGGGGAAAAACGCAACCTCGGCGTCGTGCTGAATTTCTCCTATCTGGAAAACGGCACCCAGCGCGTCCAGCCCTACACTTATCTCGACGTGCTGAACACCGACGGCACCAACACCCCGCGCTTCAGCACCAATTATTACCGCTATAACAACATGCAGGACCGCGAGCTGACGGTCGGCAGCATTCGCTTCGACTACAAGCTTTCATCCCGGTCGCGCTTCACGTTCAGCTACGAGTGGAAGTTGCAGGACCAGAATTTCGACAATCCCGATCATTTCAATATCTATACCTACGCCTATATCAACGCGCTTAATCGGACCTACGGCACCTCGGAGACCACCGCCGGCTTCATCGCGCCCTCGTCCACGCTGGAGTTCACCAAAGTCAATGCGGCGACCAATAACCGCACCTATTTCCGCTCTTACTCGTCGGTTTTTATCGCCTCGGACGAAACCAACTCCCTGCGCTTTGCCGGCAATCACCGCCCGGGATCGTGGGAGATCGATTACAACATCAACTACTCGCGCTCCACCCGCAAGGTCGGCGGGGGAGGGGAGGATTACGACCGTGTGATGATCAGCAACGTCAACGCGTATGTATATAATATTGGCTGGACCATCGATCGCCGGCAATCGGACGTGTTCCCCAAGTTCACGCAAACCGAGGGCCAGAGCATTTACGACATCAACAGCTACACCTATGGAAACGCCTCGGGCAGCCACGGCGACTCGAAAAACGAACTGGGCTCGGCCGATATCAACATTGCCCGCACCGTGACGCTGCTGGGTCTGCCCGTGAAGCTGAGCACCGGCGGCGTCGCCGCGCGCAGCAAGTATGACGAGAACCGCCACGGCACGACATTCTACTATGTCGGCGAGGATGGAGTGCGCGGGACCAATCCGGTCACGGGATTGAATGACGACAACTTTGCCCTTTTCCAGACGTGGGCGCGCAAGGATGCCCGGCTGGAGATGGGCGATGTCCCCGTTTTTGATATCAAGGCCGCCGAGTCCTCGATCAGAAACGACCCGCATCTCTGGCGGGTGAACGCCTACAATGAGGCATCCGCCCGTCTCGAAGGCATAAGGTCCGCCGAGGAAACCTCGTGGGCCGCGTTTGTCCAGGCCCAGACGCATATCGGGCGCCTTGGGATCATCACCGGCGTGCGCATGGAAACGACGGACGTCGACACCAGCGCCTGGATGAAACTGAAATCCCGGCCTGACCTGAGCGAGACGGATGCACAGGACTGGGTGACGCCCGAGTCCGCCCAGCGGCGCGTCGCCGCGGAATACGGCCAGATAAACGGAACCAATTCCTACACCGATTATTTTCCCTCCCTGCACCTGCGCTACGCCCTGGCCCGCGACACCATCGTGCGCGCCAGCTGGTCCACGGCGATGGGGCGCCCGCAGCTCAGCCGCATCATGCCGGGCGCGACGGACAACTCCGACACCATGCGTGTCACCATCGGCAATCCTGCCCTCAAGCCGCAATACGCCACCTCCTACGATGTGTCGGTCGAACAATATTACAAGCCGATGGGCATGTTTACCCTGGGGGCGTTTCAAAAGGACCTGACGGACTTCATGTATGCGGAGCAGATAACGGACGAGGACCTCGAGGCGCTTTATCCCGACTACGATTTCTTTCGTTATGAAAACGGCGGGAAAGGCCGGGTGCGGGGCGTGGAGGTTGCGTGGGAGCAGCAATTCACTTTCCTGCCGAGTTACTTTAGCGGGCTTTCGCTTTCGGCCAATTACACATGGTTGAAGACTTCGGGCGACTATGGTTCGGGAGGTTCCGAGGCACTCACCGGCACCTATGACACAAAACCGCAGCGACGGATAGATGTGCTGGATCGCAGCGTGTTCAATGTTGGTGTGTCATACAAACTGGGGCGCTATGCGACCCTGTCGGTGACGGCCAACAATATCCTCGATGAACCGCAACGTCGCGTCCACCACGTGACCGGCGACCTGCTTACCACCACTTACAACGGCCCCTTCGTGACAGTCGGATTGAACGGCCGGTTTTAA